CCCCCATCGGCATCTCAATAGAGCGGAAGGTAAGAAATTGCAGGGAGACAGGGGTGGCATTCTGCACGGAGAGGATGGCCACAGCCGCTACCCAGATGGCTGGCACTAAAGAGAGAACAAGCTTCATGATCGCGGTGATAGTCAAGGAGGTATGCCTGTTCGCCTATTGTAATAGTTGCGATCGCATCTATTGATTCGGCATAATAAGGAGCTGGGCTTTACGAGAAAATTATGGCAAAACGGGTACAGGTTGTTCTCAATCAAGACGTACGCAAGCTGGGTCAGTCCGGCGATTTAGTTGATGTTGCTCCAGGGTATGCCCGCAATTACCTTATTCCTAGGGGCATTGCTGTACGCACCACTCCAGGCGTACTGCGACAGGTAGAACGTCGCCGTGAAGAAGAGCGGCAACGTCTGCTACAGATTAAACGGGATGCCGAAGCCACCAAGACAGCTTTAGAAACCATTGGCCTGTTTACCGTCCAAAAGCCCGTCGGGGAAAAGGACGCCATCTTTGGTACTGTCACTGCCGCTGACGTAGCTGACGTGATTCAATCCTTAGCCAGCAAAGAAGTTGACCGGCGTAACATTACGCTGCCTGATGACATCAACAGGCTCGGTGAATATCAGGTAGACATCAAGCTCCATAGTGAAGTCACCGCCACGATCAATCTGCGGGTCGTTGCCCAATAATTCTCTGGGGTGCCTACCGAAGTGAGGACTCCAGTCATAGGGTGCTGCCAATCAGCTGCCAATCAGGAAACACTAGTCTACATTCAGGTTGGTACTAGCCTGATCGAATTAGACTATATAGTGCTTTCTAAGCGAGCCAATGGTAACGACTCCATTGGCTTGTCCTTTAATGTATGTGATGGCAAGCCAGTCACTTTTCCAAACTTAGTACTGGAACAATCAGCAATATCCTACGCTGACTAGTCAAAGCAATCTCTGCATCTACATCGATCTTTGTTGTCAAAGCGAGCCATCATGAGGGAACCTGCTGACTAGTTTTTTTGAGGTAGACATGGATCCACCAGTCTATTTCGCCGATTCCATTTCCGTCAGGATGCAAATCTATGCCCCGGTTCGCTAGTCGCACCCAAGCACTCAATCACAGTCATAATGGTGCAATCCCTTAACTTTGAGCCCATCAATGATCGCCTACCGCCCCAAAACATTGAAGCTGAAGAGGCTATCCTAGGCGGCATTCTGCTTGATCCAGAAGCCTTGGGGCGAGTCATGGAAATCTTGCATCCTGACGCGTTCTATATCAGCGCCCACCGAGAAATTTATCGGGCCGCACTAGATCTCAATAGCAAGGGGCTACCCACCGACTTACTTAGCATCACCGCCTGGCTGCAAGATCGAGAGCAATTGGAAAAAATTGGTGGCCAGAGTCGCTTAGCTCAGCTGGTTGACCGCACCATTAGTGCTGCCAATATCGACCAGTATGCCACTCTGGTCATGGACAAATATACTCGGCGACGGCTTCTCCATGTTGGCGGAGACATCATTCAATTAGGATATGAGGCCAATACACCACTGGAAACTGTTCTTGACCAAGCTGAGCAAAAACTATTTGGTATTACCCAAGATCGCCCTCAACAAAGTCTTACCTCAACCGCCGATATCCTGATTGATACCTTTGCCGAGATCGAGCAACGCTCCCTAGGATTGGTCATGCCTGGAGTTGCCTGCGGCTTTTATGACCTAGACGCGATGACCCAAGGATTTCAGCGTTCCGATTTAGTTATTGCTGCCGGTAGACCGTCGATGGGCAAAACTAGCTTTGTCCTCAATATTGCTCGCAATATCGCCGCAATGCAAAGGTTACCAGTCGCCATCTTCAGCCTGGAGATGTCCAAACTGCAATTAGTCTACCGGCTGCTATCCAGTGAAGTAGAAATTGAAAGTAATCGTCTACGCACAGGGCGCATTGCCCAACAGGAATGGGAACGCTTGAGTCATAGCATTGGTATGTTGTCAGAAGTGCCTGTCTTCATTGATGACACCCCCAACATCTCAGTAGTAGAAATGCGCTCCAAGGCTCGACGTCTTCAGGCCGAGCAGGGCGGAGCCTTAGGCCTAGTCCTCATTGACTATCTACAACTCATGGAGGGGGGCGGTGATAACCGGGTACAAGAGTTGTCTAAAATCACTCGTTCTCTCAAGGGTCTAGCCCGAGAACTAAACGTACCTATTATTGCCCTATCGCAGTTGAGCCGCGGCGTCGAGTCTCGCACCAATAAACGGCCTATGATGTCAGACCTGCGAGAAAGTGGCAGCATCGAACAAGATGCTGACCTGGTCATGATGCTTTATCGTGAAGAATACTACGACCCCGATACGCCTGATCGAGGGATTGCAGAAGTGATCGTCACTAAACATCGTAATGGTCCCACCGGGACCGTCAAACTATTATTCGAACCTCAATTTACCCGTTTCCGCAATCTAGCTCGACCCGGTTAAGAAATATTCATTCCATAGGTTGATGAACAGGTCTCCTATCAGAGAAGTTCTGACGGGGAATTAGAATAATGTCCTTCAGCAATTGCTTAGGCTTCCCCAAGTTCAGCCTGACTTTAGGGTTGAGGTTTCTGATGGCACCTGGATCAAGGCGTCTTAGGGTAACTTCTTGCCACCTTAAACCAATCATGACAGCAACACTCAACATGTAACCGGGCTCTTCCATCTGAGTAAAGACGAGACCCACTGCAAAGACACTGAACACCAAGAGCTTAGAGTAATCATCTAAGCATAGATGGCGAAACGTAATCACCCCTAGAGAAATGTAGGCAGCCAGCCCAAGTACGCCTAAGTCACCCCAAATACCAGCCCAACCAAAAAAGGGGGAAAACATACTAGATTGGTCACCTAGCCAACTCTGGCCTACGGCGGACCAAACAGCAGGTGGAACAGGATGCCGGGTTGCCCCCAGAGGACCTAGTAAATCCCAGTATCCACTAATCATCCATCCCCCAAGGCGACCTACAGTATGGCCAGGGCCTAACCCAAATAACCAGTTGAGAGGCGACTCATAGTGTTCGAGAATTATCCGCAGCGCTGCTGACTTAAGTAGCGTAGCCTCTCCATCGGGTCCATAAATTTCTGGACGAGCCCATGTTTGAAATGCTCCAAAGGCAGGAACATTTTGAACGCACCATAAAAAGACAAATCCAAATAAAATGGCCCCAGAAAAATATTTTATAGCCTCACCAACACTCTTTAGCTTTGTTATTAAAAGCAGAATAAAAGCTACTAAAAAATATAATAATACTTGCTTGGCATCAGCCATTAACATGTGGCCCAGTGTCCCCATAATAACCACTGCTCTGAGCCACAGAGGCAATGACTTGGCAGTATAGGCATAGTATATGCCAAAGGCTAGAGACACTGAAGCACTGACAACATGACCCCCACCAGAAT
This portion of the Halomicronema hongdechloris C2206 genome encodes:
- a CDS encoding lipopolysaccharide assembly protein LapA domain-containing protein; the protein is MKLVLSLVPAIWVAAVAILSVQNATPVSLQFLTFRSIEMPMGVLLGICAAGGMVGTALLISLERPRQQRSRRW
- the rplI gene encoding 50S ribosomal protein L9 — its product is MAKRVQVVLNQDVRKLGQSGDLVDVAPGYARNYLIPRGIAVRTTPGVLRQVERRREEERQRLLQIKRDAEATKTALETIGLFTVQKPVGEKDAIFGTVTAADVADVIQSLASKEVDRRNITLPDDINRLGEYQVDIKLHSEVTATINLRVVAQ
- the dnaB gene encoding replicative DNA helicase, translated to MVQSLNFEPINDRLPPQNIEAEEAILGGILLDPEALGRVMEILHPDAFYISAHREIYRAALDLNSKGLPTDLLSITAWLQDREQLEKIGGQSRLAQLVDRTISAANIDQYATLVMDKYTRRRLLHVGGDIIQLGYEANTPLETVLDQAEQKLFGITQDRPQQSLTSTADILIDTFAEIEQRSLGLVMPGVACGFYDLDAMTQGFQRSDLVIAAGRPSMGKTSFVLNIARNIAAMQRLPVAIFSLEMSKLQLVYRLLSSEVEIESNRLRTGRIAQQEWERLSHSIGMLSEVPVFIDDTPNISVVEMRSKARRLQAEQGGALGLVLIDYLQLMEGGGDNRVQELSKITRSLKGLARELNVPIIALSQLSRGVESRTNKRPMMSDLRESGSIEQDADLVMMLYREEYYDPDTPDRGIAEVIVTKHRNGPTGTVKLLFEPQFTRFRNLARPG